The genomic DNA aaatgtaccTAAGATCGAAAGCCTTGCCAGACTGGCATAATGATCTTCAGAATCCCAAGGGGTTAGCCAGGCTGTCTGaattaaactcaaaataaaGTGGCCTTATTGGGGGTCTGCCTATATCACATACTTTTTACTCTGTGTGGCTGTCCTTAAAAGTTGTGAAACGAAAAACGGAGAAAATACTTTGTGGCTGTCCTTAAAAGGTTGTGAAACGAAAAGCGGAAAAGATTATATGTTAATTTCCATGCTCTGATTTTCAACCATGCAGCTTGAAGggtataatttatttgtttggtaattgttttttatatttttaaaaaatattataaataattttttaagaaaaatatatatatataaatttaaaaatatgtaataaaatattttagttttttaaatagatatttcttttataaaatataaaaaaataatttttaagaactattttttgaaaacacttgtTAAAAAGGGTttgatgttttttcatttttaatgtcTTTTTATTAGAGAAAAATTATGATAGTTGGAACCCATAATTCAAAGCTTCTGGAAAATGGGAAGGAGTGACTTCCCATTGTATGAAATCCCACAAGATTTCAGGTCTCCAGATTAAGCAGAGTCAATTAACTAGGCGTCCCCTCATCTAGACTTTGTGTTTGGGTGGAGAGAATAAGGAGCATGACGTGGTCCACCCACCACCATTCCCCATGGATAAGGTCAAGTTGCAATTAAATTTAGCAACGCCGTATAAAATTTAACTGCTGTTTATACTTTGGTTTATCATTGATGCTCGTACGATTTCCCTTTGGTTTTCTATcctttttctcctttattttgGTGCATATCATTTTCATGGGGGCTCTCGGTCACGCGAGTCTGTTTGGAAGCTCAACTAGGGCATAATAGTTAAAATTTATACCTTTGTTGCGTAacccaaaaaagggaaaaaataatgaatggaAAAGCAATAGAAACCCTAGACTGTCAATCAATCTCTACTACGGGGGGATTAGTTGTTGATGACGACGGACCAATAATCACCACTAGTATGGAGTATTGATTAAACACAGCTACAGAGTTGAAGATCAAATTGATTAGACGCTTCTAATGACGCCCAACCTTTTTTCTGATGATTGAAATATATTGGGAATCCTCACATAGTGTCGAGCGTCTAATATTTGGGATACAGATTATCAAGTGGGTTTCCACTCATTGAATACTTCGGTTTGGTAATAAGAATAAACCTCTATCAAAACCACTCTAGGGCACCAAATTGGAGTGAGACCAGACCCGGATCAAGAGTCCAAAGCCTCTACTATTCTTCCATAGTTACATTACTCTTACTCACCAATCCAGACACTTTTAAGGGAAGGGCCAAAGGACCAATTGGTTGGGCCTGTCCAGGTTTCTGCATGTGGGCGTGAGTCAGCAATTCCTTGGTGGAAGTAATTCCCCCAGGCCCACTGGTGGCTGGTTAACCCATTGAGCCCATTGAGCCCATTGGTCTCCCTCCCTGCTGTTCTCTAGCAGAAGTCAGAAAATGCATTTTATGAATCGGTATctacaaattttatttccttGACTAAAAACCCACAAACACTCAATATGTCTGATGATTAAGAGCAGGTGGTTGAATGACTTTGAAATGATTACTTCCCTCAACCGGGATTCAGTTTTGCAGATGATTTCATTTCAGAAATGGCACAGTTGTAAAAATGGTTTGTGAGGATgccattggtttgaaatttgattgTGAGAGGAGTATAGAGGGAGGATTAGGGATGAATAGGATAAGCATAATAAATACATTGAAACACAGTCAATAAAGGTTATAATTAGGTTTTGTGTGGGTCTAAAATCATTGCTTAATACTTAAATTATGTGAGTGTGACCCCCATTAATCTCAAGATACTTAGAATGTGTATCATTTGCCTCTTGTATGAAAGAACTAATATGGTAAAATTTTGGGAGGATTAAAAGGAGCCCAATTTGGCACCGTGTGTACGGCTGATGACGCGTCGTGGTGGAGATGATGGGCTACCGCTACAATCATGAATCATCAGGGCGGCACCATTTTTGTTTCTGTAAATTAAACTGGCAGCTACATACCAAATGGCGGCTGACCTAGCATCTACGGTTGATGACATGGAATCTCTCCCCTCTCTACCTGCCTTGCTTTTTCAAAAGTGCTGCTGCGTGTGTCGGAAGTTTTTCAAacggaaaatatatttttctttatctattcGGGAAGGAGCTTCTTgaatttcttaattatttttccttcGTGCAACGTGAAAGTTAAAAATAGAGCATAaaagaagggaagaaaattattatttgattatattataataattttacgGTATTATCATTTCAACcatatggttaaaaaaaaaaaaatgaaagaatgtTATCTTTCACGtagaaaatattaagattgtgctcatcttttaaaatatttaatgaaaaatgtgaagggaaagataaaaagagaaaaaatagaattttttttttaagttttatttattttaattttttttatgaaaattaaataatttataaataaatattttttaaaattaattataatatatataagtacgagaaaataatttttatttaacattattttttttttcaattttttaaaattaaaaatacagcATAAAAAAAATGCCAACCTAAAGTTTTACATATTTAAACCTtctaatctaaaaataaaactaaaacgTGAAatgtttttgttaattttggaCTTGCGTTACCTCATGTAGccgagaagagaagagaaataAGCATGAAGAAggttttattcaaatattgcTCTCGTGTGATCaattattttcttactttttcatGAGATTCATGTAGTTGATTGTAAAATagcattcaattttcaaatgacTTGTTAAATTGATCtaaattgaatatttgataaaatttagcgATAAGAATGGCAGTATCCATGTAAAAATTGAGTTTCAAAAACTATTATCCCTGTACATTGAAATCGAAATGTGTGGGAGGTGAGGGATGAGGGTGAGTGAAGTTTAATCCAACGATCCATGATGAAGAAGAGGGTGATGAATGAGAAAGGGGTAGGGCCAAAATGCGCATGCAAATAATGGTTGGATTTCCAGACACACGATGCATGATTCAGACCCATCAAACAAGGAAGTTGAGGTGTCAGCGTCTCATCTTACTACGACATTCCACAGTCTATGATACCTACTCACCCATTGCCTTGTGTAGGGACTCTGACTCCTTGAGAATGACACGTCAACAAAAGGGTAAGGTGGACCTGCGCCTCCATCTCAACATTCACTTGCCTTGGTTTATAACTTTATgtaaatttcaataataaagaCATAGTTATGTGGAAATGAATTACATGCTTTCAAGAAACCAGGCCACTAAGATCAACGCTTTCATAATTCAAATTGACTAAACCCTCCCAACTTGCTTCTTTTCTTCACCAAACCATGAATTGATTTTATCTTTTGCTTATTCTTTTCGTTTCAAGCCTCATGCCCACTGACCTTTGAATCCAGGCTTGGGCGTCTCCGCCGTTTTtacaattctctctctctctctctctctctctctttttctccacTCAATATTGCTAGCTGTTGCAGAACTTGATATTATGAAGGTTCTTGGCAAAGTTCTTGCCTTTGCCGTGCTTTTTGTGCTGATTGTTCTTTGAAAAATAGAGAGACGGGTACGTTTCTTAGGGCATATATTTAGTGTTGGTGATGGCAACAAATTTGCTTTTTTACATAACTTTATTGTTGGTGAGACAAATCAATCTGCTGCTGGTGAGCAACAGATAGATGAAGAGATGGGTTGATGGATTTTCAGGAAGAAACTATTCTGAGCCTCTTCACCAGGATTCCTTTGATGTCTGGGAATCAAACACTTTGAGCCGCATATAAACACTGCAGATGATCGGTTGAAACATGATGTGTATCACTACATATGCTGTTATTGAATTCAAAGAAACCAGGATATATGGAATTGAAGGTTCCTCAACTCTGAAGGATTAAACCATGATATATGGAATTGAAGGTTCCTGTATGTCTCTGAGAGATGCAATGACTGGAGCTGCTGGAGGAAATACCTGcaaaaaaatgatatgtaaaataCAATGTATAACTCCATACTTATTTATTAGAACGGAAAAGGTGCAAGTAACAGAAAAGTTCAAAACAAGCACCACACTATATGTACAAACATCGAAGAAAAGACACTCATACTCGCTTGCTATGATGCCACAGTCTCCCggtcttttaattatttttctttttgttttttgtttcttgccGATGCGAGACTCTATGATATATTAACTAGGGATGATTGTgggtttgatttgatttattgatttattgatggATTAAGGATAGTTCCAGAGGCTGTGATCTCCTGTAAAATCCGCGGTGGCATCTTCCCCTGCCAAATCCAAGCGAGGAGGGCTGAGAAGCATCCCTTCTGCCATATTCACAAGAAGATTGGGCATATCGAAGATCAAATCCTCGTCAACAAACTCATTAGCCATTGATCTGCCTAGTGCTATTGGACTAATGGTACTTCCACCCCCAGATAGAGCATCCACAGCCGCTCCAGCGGCGGCGGCCGCCGAGGCTGCGGCCACCTGGATGTCACGTGGAGAGGTGGATGCAGGAACAGGCAAGGAAGAAGCGGAGTTCGGAAAGTTAAGCTCAGCATCTTGACCCTTAAGAGCAAGTGCAGCCACATCATAAGCCACTGCAGCCATTTCCGGAGTTGGAAATGTACCAAGCCAAATGCGATTGGGCTTCTTGGGCTCCCGAATCTCCGACACCCATTTCCCGCTGCTCCTACGCCTCACTCCGCGGTAAACAGGGTGGCGCCCGGTACCAGAGGAAGCACCACCACCTCCATTGACAGAGGCATTGCTGCCACTGGCACCGCTGCCGCTTGAGTTGGAGTTAGTGGCGTACTTTGAATAATGCATACTGTTGGataaagagagagggagagcaAGAGGGAATGGCGGGAAGGGTGGTTTTGAAGTTGGAAGTTGGAAGTTGGAAGTTGAAGGGGAGAGGAAGAGGCATTTATGGAGGAAGGATTTGCAGAGTACAATTGTCCTGCAGTTGATAGATTTCAAAGTGCAGAAGTGCAAACCAGTTGTTAATGAACTGCGCTCTGTGAGGGTTGGGGTGTAAGCCAGCTTTGTGTTGGACATCTGGGTTGGACTGCGTTTTTGCAGCCAAAAACTGCCTATCTTAACGTCAAGAACAGTGATGTTATTAAGCATTTGCCAATCTTGAGAGagatttttatataattaaatcgAGCAACAATCCATCATCAAGATCTCAAGGTCCCATCCAAGAGAGAATTTCTGTATTGCGTCACTTTGCATGTGTGGCCCACTGGTAGCCTATGCTCCCAATGTCTGCGCTTTGTTGCACTACATGAGTTATCACCCATAGTACCATCACCATGCCCCACACCACTGCTTTCTTTTTCTATGCCCATGCCCATGCCCATGCCTCTCCCTTCTCCCCTTTGCCCTTGCCCAAACCCTACTCCTCCCACTCTACGCGCAATCTCCAATCCCCTGTTTTATTAATTTACTCCTTATTATCCTTGCATATATTATCCTTCACTTAGACCAGTATTTCACTTTATGTTAAATCCTTAATGTATTCATATTCATATACCTATtctatagttaaaaaaaaaaaaaaaaattcttcatagGAAAGtcacatatttcaaaatattaatttgttgAATAAAGTTAATACATAAATACGAATAAGCTTAAGAATTAGtgtcatatatatttaaatgaaaagcaagtctaattaatttttctttaaaacaacCTAACTTATACAAATGTCATCATCCAatttaataataacttttaaggTATAATATTGTTGTTCTCAAATTTAGGATAACAAAGGCCcttaaaataggtttttaagTATGATGTCTTATTTGGCCTACCTCATCGGACATCAATTAATTTTTCGTTTATGAAATGGTCGAAGCTTCATCCAATAATTGATATCAAAGCCAGTATCATGGGTTTAACTCATTAAGCCCAAAAAATGGATTGCAGGCCAATCTCTTCATGGATTGACTAATGTTTTATGaactgttcttttctttttttgagtgCGATGCCAAGTCTGATGGTTTGTAACTTCAGGAATACTCAATTTAATGGTAGCGTGGACGGTGGAAGGGGTGAGTAGTGCGTGGATCCAACCGTTAGAATTACAGcccaaaaaacattttatttgcTGGGGACTGGGGAGATTTCTGAGATTGGGTTTAGGGTCCACTTTGTTAAGCGGAGGGCACGTACAAGTCCAGGACtagaatattttttgttttgccaCTGGCTGGCTCCGGAGTTAGAGTTGATTTAACAGAGTTTGGACATCCGAGTAAGCCCACGAAGTTGCGTAAAGAAGTTCATAACAATGGCTACCTACCCACTCCCAAGAATTCAGTATCATGTCTAGCTAGCTAAGCCTGATTTTAAGTGTCGTTTTGAAGTGCATGAAATTCCTACATGATCGCACCCTTGACTAAACTGCCCGGGATAAAAACACCCACTTGTAAGCAACTAATGTCGGGACCAACTCCACagtgaaatattattaaattacttcaatggggctttctttctctttcaagGCTGCTAAcctctttatcttttcttttcttttcttttttttattaataatatctGTTTTTTCATTAGTAATTCCGGCAAGTGGGTCACGGTATCTATGGACATGGGGGGGTCCTCATTCTTGGGACATCTTTCTATTTTCAGGGATGAAGATTTGGTAGGACACAATGTAAGGGTATTTCTACCAATGAAACCATGAGTCGACAACATGTTATCATACGCCTTTTTGGATAATTATATATCCAATGTTGATCCCCGACAGTCGACTGCATGGTATGCTTCAGGGTTATTCACATGCTATATCACCTGAAAATTTGTCTCACAACACTCCATCCCATTATCTTAtgttttccttaatattttaaacctaGTAATCCCATCAAAGCCATCCGCAGTGGGCTGGTTAGTTTGCAGGGGTTCTTTGtcaattttacaaaacaaatatCTACCGACATATGAAATTGGAAGGCTATGGGGCTCTTACAAATGAAGTTAATTCAACCATGCTTTTGTCAAAGCACCTAAGTGTAACccaatatatatgtatacataaAAGGAAACATGCCCTTGAGGTTCAATGAAATAGACTTGAAACAAATAAACACAGGAAGGTCTTTTTCATTGTTGATATTTAATACCTACCTTAGCTAGGAAGCACTGTGGCAGGAATGttgatacaaaaaatatttcaattttaaagcTTTCTTAGTTAAAAGATTCACTCGATCGTTACTCCCTTTGGATTtccatttattaaatgatgtaTACTATGAATAAATATTTAAGCCAGCAATTAACACCATATTTActcatttcttaataatttgaaattttgtatttacaccttagaaaacaacaaaaacaaatgataaTTATCTGCTTGGGATATTTTGTGTTGTGATGACTGAGCTTTGCAGGTTAGTTGCAAGTGTTTAGAGAAAGCTATACATGTAGATAGATTGAAATCATACTCTTACTTTCAAGATTTTGATTGAAATCGTATTGTTGCTTTCACAATtccaatttatatataataattttgtttggaagatttaattttatttagaaagtttttaaatattagaattatatttaatttctacatgttaagaagaatattttattttaatttatattttttagtagttaatatgtaaaatatttttgtattttattattaggagcttttatttaattaaatataagcatgtataaattataatataagaagaaaaaaaagttcataaaacatagtatatttttaattcttttaaaatttattattattattattattattgtaagtATTTGTATTTCTCGATTAACATTATTACTTCAAATTTCAAGTTAAATGCTTCTATTCATAATATTTAGCATGTGTTCGGgagtgatttttaaaagtgtttttaatctttttaatacttgaaaaataaaaattttaaaatcgcTTTCTATAATCACTATTAAACGAAGGTGATGAAAGGAAAGAGATTTTGTCAATATGGAAGGAGTGTAATTACTTAGTTTGAAGGATTGCATGAACTATAGTCCTAACAATATTTAAGGCCAATTATTCTAACTCTGACCatgcataaaaaattttaaaaattcagtaAATATTGggtagttatttaaaaaaaccctAGGAAGGACTAGTCAGTAtttcgttttatttttttcccattttatttCCCACTCCGTGTAAGCTAAGACGGTTTTGGTAATGGAAACCAAGGGAGAGAAGCGAGAGGCAAGAGCCCAAGAAGTAATTAATTGTATGagtttaattaaagtaattaaaataataaaagaaaacaaagtaaGGAAACGAGATGATATCGAAGAAGAAAATGGCGGTGAAATGGAGGACTAGGGGGAGTTGATTTGACTGTGTTCAAAGTCCAGCTGTAGATACAAGCACCCTATACAATTGCAGTAATATTCAGAAACGGAAATGAGTGAGAGGGTGTGAACAGTGGAGAACGAAAAGGGGAGGAAAAGAGACGGTGTACAAGGCGGCTTCGTAGTTGAATAAGCGCGAGTTGAAAGAGTGGTTCGCCGTCTTGCGCCACCAACCCAGTGGGACGGAAAAATCCACGCTTTGAAAGGGACAACTGACGAGGGGAGGCAAAACCCAGAAGATAAAATATCAGGGATTTGGAGTTATTAGAGGAGTCGGTCTGTAAAGCGCTGAGCAAATAGGCATCTCATTCCTGTAAGCGTGTTGCCGCGTTCTACCTTCGTCTGCGTTGCAGAAGCATATCACGTTCGCAGGCAGCCGCTCAGGAAACCCACTTACATGCGCCTCCGTCTCGTCAGGGCCCAGCCGCATTCCTCCCTAGGCCTTACTCCTAACTTACATGTCTTAACTCTTTTATGTTTGGGCTTACTCTATTTCCACCTAACGTTTCTTTTGCTGGGCTTGGCCCAATTTCATGGGCGTCCCCTTCGCTCCGCTCCAAACTCACACATTTAACTCTTTCTTTAtcttcatgttttatttttatttttatttatttttaactttttacttcttaaaattacCTTCATCTCCTgtaagaatatatttttctaacGAAATTCTAATTCCAAAATCATTCCTAatggtattttttaaaaaaataaataaataaataaataaagtgtaataggacaaaaatatttttaaaaactttgattaattttttattttttttcaatgtaaaaAGATTAAATCAAGTTTTATTTTACATAAGAAGATGaattattagtattttaatataattactaaagtattcttaataaattaaaaagaaataattaatgagaCATAATCTTTACCTTTTATTAAGATAAtaagaatataatataatatttttattaattaattttaataaaaatttaaaatataataattttttatgcgAAATAAATAGTATTGATATATATGTCAACAGTTagattttaagaatatattagGATATATAGGTGGAAATTATGATCATAAATATTGatggataaaaaattaaatactatcAACAATTTCAAgagtttcattaaaaaaaattgtgtaaaatattttatttcaagttaatttctagaattttattaaaaaaactgttgatttttttttttttttttttttgtgtatagaATTAAAAATGTTGTATTGACTGTTACTTTATTTAAATAGTGAAATAAATTGGTGAAGATGCACTTGTTGTTACCGCTTATAATGGAAGATTTGGGTTGTTGAACAGTAGAAGACTTGACATTTAAATCTCTTTGGACGGATTAAATTTCACTTTCAATCCTCCATcatggctttttaatctaaCTAAATAGAGAAAGCTTAAGTTTTCCCATAGATGGCACCAATGAAAGATGCTCAAAATCTTCTAAGATAACTAGAAACTCTTGTAAAAATTCTCATGAAGGTCCTCCTTCTTGTAAGAAATTCCTTCTATATATGGCAAATATGTAGGTTTTGAGCATTTTTAGTTGGATTGCTTTAGAATTGCCTAAATGATAGcaaaaagggatgaaataaaaTCCCAAATCAAAATCTAGCTAGAGCCATCTCGATCCTCTTCACCTTGGTACATCTAGGATAAAGAGGCAACTAGGCCAAAGTTGCCAATAGTAGGTGGTGGGCTCATGGGGTATAACTCGGATACAAGTGACTATAAAACAATGGCACTTCATAGTGGAGATGCCTATCTTTCAGAACAAAGTagagtttcaaaaaatatatgtatatattaaaataaataataaaataataataataatatttgttatatttgattataataagGTTTGGATTTAATAGTTATATTTAAGTATTATAAGTAAGAAGATCTTCTTGGAGCcataaaaaagaagatatatatatagagagagagaggatttTAAGAAAAGGTTTATCaacttta from Vitis riparia cultivar Riparia Gloire de Montpellier isolate 1030 chromosome 8, EGFV_Vit.rip_1.0, whole genome shotgun sequence includes the following:
- the LOC117920667 gene encoding ethylene-responsive transcription factor ERF024-like, which codes for MLNNITVLDVKIGSFWLQKRSPTQMSNTKLAYTPTLTERSSLTTGLHFCTLKSINCRTIVLCKSFLHKCLFLSPSTSNFQLPTSKPPFPPFPLALPLSLSNSMHYSKYATNSNSSGSGASGSNASVNGGGGASSGTGRHPVYRGVRRRSSGKWVSEIREPKKPNRIWLGTFPTPEMAAVAYDVAALALKGQDAELNFPNSASSLPVPASTSPRDIQVAAASAAAAAGAAVDALSGGGSTISPIALGRSMANEFVDEDLIFDMPNLLVNMAEGMLLSPPRLDLAGEDATADFTGDHSLWNYP